A DNA window from Panthera tigris isolate Pti1 chromosome X, P.tigris_Pti1_mat1.1, whole genome shotgun sequence contains the following coding sequences:
- the LOC107181037 gene encoding sodium- and chloride-dependent creatine transporter 1 produces the protein MPSRGHSQGSWNGRASLPHHFSVPGTVSPLVPASLGEGTPPRVRPASGLGLPGSRLPHRNGCGLGPGARGPRGPSWPRGQRHGGAPPRRQLPRRFALCCGSLDGLSLPQEQSLAALGGGVGGLDVPGALNWEVTLCLPACWVLAYFCVCKGVKSTGKIVYFTATFPCVVLVVLLVRGVLLPGALDGIIYYLKPDWSKLGSPQVWIDAGTQIFFSYAIGLGALTALGSYNRFSNNCYKDAIILALINSGTSFFAGFVVFSILGFMATEQGVHISKVAESGPGLAFIAYPRAVTLMPVAPLWAALFFFMLLLLGLDSQFVGVEGFITGLLDLLPASYYFRFQREISVALCCVLCFVIDLSMVTDGGMYVFQLFDYYSASGTTLLWQAFWECVVVAWVYGADRFMDDVACMIGYRPCPWMKWCWSFFTPLVCMGIFIFNVVYYKPLVYNNTYVYPWWGEAMGWSFALSSMLCVPLHLLGCLLRAKGTVAEVSPLHPLFPARLPP, from the exons ATGCCGAGCAGGGGCCACTCCCAG GGGAGCTGGAATGGACGGGCCTCGCTCCCTCACCACTTCTCGGTCCCGGGCACCGTCAGTCCCCTAGTGCCTGCCAGCCTGGGGGAGGGTACACCGCCGAGGGTGCGACCGGCCTCCGGCCTGGGGCTCCCGGGCTCCCGCCTCCCACACCGCAATGGCTGCGGGCTTGGgccgggggcccgggggcccAGGGGTCCCAGCTGGCCCCGAGGACAGCGGCACGGGGGAGCACCGCCCCGGCGACAGCTCCCCCGTCGCTTTGCCCTCTGCTGCGGCAGCCTTGACgggctgtccctcccccaggaaCAAAGTCTTGCGgctctgggtgggggggtgggggggttggacGTGCCAGGGGCCCTCAACTGGGAGGTGACCCTGTGTCTGCCGGCCTGCTGGGTGCTGGCCTACTTCTGTGTCTGCAAGGGGGTCAAGTCAACAGGAAAG aTCGTGTACTTCACGGCTACCTTCCCCTGCGTGGTCCTCGTCGTGCTGTTGGTGCGGGGAGTGCTGCTGCCCGGCGCCCTGGATGGCATCATCTACTATCTCAAGCCTGACTGGTCGAAGCTGGGGTCCCCTCAG GTGTGGATAGATGCCGGGacccagattttcttttcttacgcCATCGGCCTGGGCGCCCTCACGGCGCTGGGCAGCTACAACCGCTTCAGCAACAACTGCTACAA ggacGCCATCATCCTGGCCCTCATCAACAGCGGGACCAGCTTTTTCGCTGGCTTCGTGGTCTTCTCCATCCTGGGCTTCATGGCCACAGAGCAAGGCGTGCACATCTCCAAGGTGGCGGAATCGG GACCCGGCCTGGCCTTCATCGCCTACCCCCGGGCCGTCACGCTGATGCCTGTGGCCCCGCTCTGGGCTGCCCTGTTTTTCTTCATGCTGTTGCTGCTCGGCCTGGACAGCCAG TTTGTAGGTGTGGAAGGCTTCATCACTGGCCTGCTCGACCTCCTCCCGGCCTCCTACTACTTCCGTTTCCAAAGGGAGATCTCCGTGGCCCTCTGCTGTGTCCTCTGCTTTGTCATCGACCTCTCCATGGTGACCgat GGCGGGATGTACGTCTTCCAGCTGTTTGACTACTACTCGGCCAGCGGCACGACCCTGCTGTGGCAGGCCTTCTGGGAGTGCGTGGTGGTCGCCTGGGTGTACG GAGCCGACCGCTTCATGGACGACGTCGCCTGCATGATCGGGTACCGCCCCTGCCCCTGGATGAAATGGTGCTGGTCCTTCTTCACCCCGCTGGTCTGCATG GGCATCTTTATCTTCAACGTGGTGTACTACAAGCCGCTAGTCTACAACAACACCTACGTGTACCCGTGGTGGGGCGAGGCCATGGGCTGGAGCTTCGCGCTCTCCTCCATGCTGTGTGTGCCCCTCCACCTCCTGGGCTGCCTCCTCAGGGCCAAGGGGACCGTGGCTGAGGTCAGTCCCCTGCACCCCCTCTTCCCTGCAcgactccctcct
- the LOC122235409 gene encoding cancer/testis antigen 1-like isoform X2, translated as MEATDRGAGGGAGGPEGQRGPGDPGVPDGPGGHEGPGGGGEGEECAAAGAAPRVAQAPCAPVPGAAAVPGLGGHPLPGPGGHGGPTAGGPGSRPLQFYVTMPFPSPTEAQVAHQCLATQGQPQVGAVRKEFTPTDCRRPWPTPDFHRLLS; from the exons ATGGAGGCCACAGATCGAGGCGCAGGCGGTGGGGCCGGCGGTCCCGAGGGTCAGCGTGGCCCGGGAGACCCCGGTGTCCCAGATGGCCCCGGAGGCCACGAGGGCCCCGGCGGAGGTGGTGAGGGAGAGGAGTGTGCCGCGGCCGGTGCGGCCCCGCGGGTCGCGCAGGCGCCATGTGCTCCCGTCCCGGGCGCAGCTGCCGTGCCAGGGCTTGGCGGACACCCTTTGCCGGGACCCGGTGGGCACGGCGGGCCCACAGCCGGAGGGCCGGGGAGCCGGCCGCTGCAGTT CTACGTCACCATGCCTTTCCCGTCACCCACGGAGGCACAGGTGGCCCACCAGTGTCTGGCGACACAGGGCCAGCCCCAGGTCGGGGCAGTTCGGAAGGAGTTCACG CCGACTGACTGCCGAAGACCCTGGCCAACTCCAGATTTCCATCGCCTCCTGTCTTGA
- the LOC122235409 gene encoding cancer/testis antigen 1-like isoform X1, protein MEATDRGAGGGAGGPEGQRGPGDPGVPDGPGGHEGPGGGGEGEECAAAGAAPRVAQAPCAPVPGAAAVPGLGGHPLPGPGGHGGPTAGGPGSRPLQFYVTMPFPSPTEAQVAHQCLATQGQPQVGAVRKEFTVFGNVLIIRLTAEDPGQLQISIASCLDQLSLLVWTMQRFVPPFFRLPEPGKRG, encoded by the exons ATGGAGGCCACAGATCGAGGCGCAGGCGGTGGGGCCGGCGGTCCCGAGGGTCAGCGTGGCCCGGGAGACCCCGGTGTCCCAGATGGCCCCGGAGGCCACGAGGGCCCCGGCGGAGGTGGTGAGGGAGAGGAGTGTGCCGCGGCCGGTGCGGCCCCGCGGGTCGCGCAGGCGCCATGTGCTCCCGTCCCGGGCGCAGCTGCCGTGCCAGGGCTTGGCGGACACCCTTTGCCGGGACCCGGTGGGCACGGCGGGCCCACAGCCGGAGGGCCGGGGAGCCGGCCGCTGCAGTT CTACGTCACCATGCCTTTCCCGTCACCCACGGAGGCACAGGTGGCCCACCAGTGTCTGGCGACACAGGGCCAGCCCCAGGTCGGGGCAGTTCGGAAGGAGTTCACGGTATTCGGCAACGTCCTAATTAT CCGACTGACTGCCGAAGACCCTGGCCAACTCCAGATTTCCATCGCCTCCTGTCTTGACCAGCTTTCCCTGTTGGTTTGGACCATGCAGCGCTTCGTGCCCCCGTTTTTCAGATTGCCGGAGCCAGGCAAAAGGGGCTAA